From the Macaca nemestrina isolate mMacNem1 chromosome 18, mMacNem.hap1, whole genome shotgun sequence genome, the window ATGGTTGGTGGCAGCTGCTTCCCCATTGGTCTCTCCATCCCTCTCCCATCTCCTGTTCTCCCCAGGATGCAGTGGGGTCATTTTGCCGTGGAGACACGGTCCTGTTCTTCCCAGGGCCCTGTCCATTCTTTGCTGCGGTCTGCACAGCCCTGAGGGCCTGGCACGGCTGGCCCACAGCCTCGCTCTATACCTGGCCCCTTGAGGATGAAgcttcagccacactggccttcctcTGGGTCCAGGAGGGTGCCCATCCTTCACCTGGAGCACCCCTCACCGGGAGCACCCCTCCCTTCACCTGGAGCACCCCTCACCTGGGGCACCCCTCCCCTCACCTGGAGCACCCCCTCCGTTCACCTGGAGCACCCCCTCCCTTCACCTGGAGCACCCCTCACCTGGGGCACCCCTCACCTGGAGCACCCCTCCCTTCACCTGGAGCACCCCTCACCTGGGGCACCCCTCCCCTCACCTGGAGCACCCCCTCCCTTCACCTGGAGCACCCCCTCCCTTCACCTGGAGCACCCCTCACCGGGAGCACCCCTCCCTTCACCTGGAGCACCCCTGCAGCGCCCCTCCCCTAGAGCACCCCTTCCTGGAACATGTCCTCATGCGGAGCACCCTTACCTTAGAGCACCCTTCACCTGGAGCACTCCTCTCCTGGCACCTTGCCTGGAGCACTCCCTTGCCACCTGCACCTGGGTGACTACTTGCCTCTCAGACCTTGGCTAATGTGTTCTCCCCTAGGAGCCCTCCCTCAGGTGGACAGGGCCACAGACCCGTGTCCTCACCTCCCCAGCACCAAGGACCTTTTTTCTCAGCCTGTGTCTGCCTGTTGTCTGATGGTGCATTTGATGGGCTGTTGGCTGACTGTGCCCGCTGAGGACCAGCGTGGGGCCTTCTTCCTCACCACCCTGTCCGTGGGCACTGAGCCTCCAGCTCAGTACATCACGGATGCATGGCAAATGTGGCGAATGAGAGAGAAAGCGATGCACCAGCAGCATGAAAGGTGACTGACACCAGCAGTTTGGATCCCCTCCCGTGGTGGGAGGACCATTGTAGAGGATACCTTTGGAGAACAGCTCACACCCCAGAGGGAAGTGGCTTGAACAAAGAGGGCTGCTCAGCAGACTCATCCCCCACCAGGGTCTCCTCTGGGGGATGTGGATCCTGCTCAGGCCCGCACCCCTCCATTGGTCCTGGGGACTGATATGTGCCTGGGCTCCAGAGGGCACCTGGAGCACCCCGCACCTGGAACACCCCTCACCTGGAGAAGCCTCATCCAGAGCACTCCGTTCCTGGAGCACCCTCACCTGGAGAACCCTCACCTGGAGCACCCTCAGCTGGAGCACCCTCAGGTGGAGCACCCTCAGCTGGAGCACCCTCAGGTGGAGCACCCTCACCTAGAGAGCCCCTCACCTTGAGGACCCTCTCACCTAGAGAGTCCCTCACCTTGAGGACCCTCTCACCTAGAGAGTCCCTCACCTTGAGGACCCTCTCACCTACAGAGCTCCTCTCCTGCAGAACCCCTACCGGGAGCATGCTTCCCCTGGGCCACCCCTCGCCTTGATGCCTGAGCACTGAGCTGTCTCCCATCTGGGTGGCTGGGAGGGCACTCTGGAGCCATGGGGTGAGGACCAGAGGCTGTGGCACATCTTGCCCTGAGACTTTGGAGGACTGCGAGGGGACCCACATTGACTTCAGCTCTGCACCTGTGGTGAGACCCCCACACTGGAAGGCAGAGTGATTGCTCCAGGGGTCACATGGTCATGCCACCCCCACCCGCTGCTCCTGCCCCCTGCCCGGAGCACAGCCCGAGAGCACCTGGGACCATCCATGTGAGGCCATGGGCTGTAGGTGTGTTTGGCCATCCTGGCCCCTCCACAGTCAGAATGGGCACCCATAGGCATGAGAACCTCACAGCCATGGGGGGTGACCTGAGTGCCATGGATGGTGGGATTTCTCTGATGCCCTCCAGCTCTGCTCCCTGCCTGGCCTGCCCCCATCAAGGCTGAGGATGACTCAGGGCCCAGCCATCACCATAGCAACATGCGTCGCCTAGCAATGGCGGTCTCCCGGCAACGGTTGTCTCCTAGCAATGGGATATTTTCCTGGGCCCTGGCTGGAGCCCGGTGGTTATTTTTAGCCCCGCAGCAAATCAGTCGGCAGCTGCATTTTCGGCTCCTTGAAGAGCTGCAAGGTGTGGAGGGGGGTGGGTCTCTTGGCAAAGGGAGGAAAGCATGCCCAAGATAGGAACCTTGCTGCCGTGGGCCCGGAGGTGCAGGCCTGTGGGTGGGCGAGGCCGGATCCTGCCTGTGCAGCAGGGCTGGTGGCCGGTGGAGGGGAGCCAGGGTTGTGCAGGCTGCCTGGGTGAGTTGGCAGCTAGGACTATGTCCTTGGGGGGCCCCCAAGTACCCTGAGCCTCGTAGGTCAGCTGGGTGGAGGGGATGCAGGCCAGTGCTCACAGTTGCGCTATCAGAGCGTGTTTCTGGGTGGCCCAGGGTCTGCCAAGCTCTTGGTACCCACTGCCCCTCAGTCATGGCAGCCATCTTCACTGTCCCAGACCTGGGACACCGAGGGAGGGGGCAGCAGGGGGGCCAGCAGAGCAGCACATTTGGCCAATCCCATGCAGGGCTCAGCTGGGGACACAGGAGGGGCTGGCCTCAGGTCAGCCCACACCTCTCTCCTCGCTCTGCTCCCAGTGAACGGAGATGCAGGCGGGCGTCTTGGCTTGCGATCTGACCCTTCTCTCTATGCTTCCTCCCCATTTCCTGGGGGACTCTGTTCACTGGTGCATCCAAACTCCCCAACTCCCTCAGGGCCGGTGGGCTGGGTGGGGCCGGCCTTACCCGCCTCCTCTTTGCAGTGGGTCAAAGGCTCTGAGGCAGATGGAGCTTCCAGCAAACAAGGAGCCCCCAGGGCTCACCCTTTGTGGTTCCTGGTTTACTCGAAATTCcatctgcctcagggcctttgccccTCTGCTCCCCAGGGTTGAGGCTCCCTTCCTGTCCCCTTCCATCAACTGCCCTCGCCCTTGGTGTTGCTCCCCCAGGGCCCCAGCCAGTCGAGCTCCTGCCCTGGCTGCGACAGCTCCTGTTCTGTGCCCGGCACTGTGGTTTCCCGTCGAGTCACTCTGTGGAGCAGCCACCTGTCCACAGCCGCCTCCCTGCCGGACATGGGGctgcctgtgccaggcactgctcggGCCTAGCTCATGGCAAATGCAGCATTGGTGTCCTCCACCGACCAGGACCTGTGTCTAGTGGGGAGAACGCAATGGCCAAAGGCGGGAACCGTGTGGCAGTGACCAGGGTCTCGACCGCCCCCACCTCAGCACCCCCTCAGGCTGCAGCTCCAAGGACCCTCTGGGCAAGCCAGGAACAGAAACTAAGTCTCAGGCTTCGGGACAAGCTGTGAGGCTGGCCGCCCCGCTTTGGGCTGAGGGGCCTTGTGATACAGTGTCTGTGTTTGGCCACGGCCAGGCCGACCCCCAGGCAGGGGAGATGATTGTCCTAGCCTCTGCACGCTCCAGGGGCGGCCTCACGCGCCAGGCCCAAGCTTCCTGAAGCAGAATCTGAGGGAAGTTCTTCCTTTTGTCTGACTTGAGTACATCTTGCTGCTGTCGTTCTTGTTCTGACCTGGGTGGAAATGGAGAGAGGCCCCTTCTGGGGTTTCAGGGCACTGGAGGGTCTGGGGCTTGGGGCACTTCAGGAGGCCCCCAAACAGCACAGACAGCCGAGACGTCACCTGAGCTTGGGGATGGCTTCCAGGCTCTCCTCCGCCCGGCCACCCCCCACTTTGTGGGTATTTACTGAACGCCTGCACCGTGGCATGTCGGGTCCTGTACCCATAGCAACTGAGGCCAGACTCGGCCTTCCAGGCCCCTCCTGTAGGCAGCAGAGCACCCACTGATGCCAGGTGCTTTCCTGGGTGGGGCCAGGGGCTGTGAGGAGAAGGGTGTGTGTCCAGGGCTTCTCCTGTGGGTGGCTGCATTGGCACTGGACCCCTGGAGATGAggctggggaggtggcagggaCGCCGGGGTTGAGGCATCAACTCGGGGTCAGGCATGTGCCCTTCCAGACCAGGTAACCCCAGGAACCCCGCCCTCCAACCACAGACACTGGTCCCTCTCTGGGGGAGGCCTGGAGGGAGGTCCAGGGCCCAGGCTGTCAGGAGGGTGTCTGGGGCTGACCCTCACGCCGCCACCAGAGGGCGCCTGGAGCCCACCGTGCTGACCCGGGGACCGCCAAGCGGCAGCGGCCGGGAGGACAGGATGGCTGCAGCCGCCGACCCGCTTGCCTCTCCCGATCCCTGCGTAGAGGCAGCAGCCCATCCGTGTGCCTCTCCCCACCTCTGCGAGCACCTCAtgtgcccagccccaggcagagTCTACTCTTttacctttaagatttttttggccgggcgcggtggctcaagcctgtaatcccagcactttgggaggccgaggcgggtggatcacgaggtcaggagatcgagactatcctggctaacatggtgaaaccccgtctctactaaaaatacagaaaactagccgggcgtggtggcgggcacctgtagtctcagctacttgggaggctgaggcgggagaatggcgtgaacccgggaggcggagtttgcagtgagccgagatcaccccactgcactccagcctgggagacacagcgagactccgtctcaaaaaaaaaaaaaaaaaaaaaaaaaaaaagatttttatttttagtttattcatttatttatttattatttatttggggatggagttttgctctgtagcccaagctggagtgcagtggtgcgatcccggctcactgcaagctctgcctcccgggtttcatgtcattctcctgtctcagccttctgagcagctggtactacaggcgcccgccaccatgcccagctaattttttttatttttaatagagatggggtttcactgtgttagccaggatgctctccatctcctgaccacAATTGtgctccacccgcctcggcctcccaaagtgctgggattacaggcgtgagccaccacgcccggcctatttttatttttttttgtttttgtttttgtttttgttttgggaggggggatggagtctcgctctgtcacccagactggagtgcagaggcgcgatctcggctcactgcaagctccgcctcctgggttcacgccattctcctgccacagcctcccgagtagctgggactactggcgcccgccagcacacctggctaattttttgcatttttagtagagacggggtttcaccgtgttagccagggtggtctcgatcttctgacctcgtgatcctcccgcctcggcctcccaaagtgctaggattacaggcgtgagccactgcgcccggccttttatttttatttatttatttttttgaggcggagtttcactcttgttgcccaggctggagttgcaatggcacgatctcagcttaccacaacctccgcctctcaggttcaagcaattctcctgcctcaggctccctagtagctgggattataggcgtgaaccaccacgcccagctaattttgtatttttagtagagacggggtttctccatgttggtcaggctggtctcgaactcccaacctcaggtgatccacccgcctggcctcccaaagtgctgggattacaggcatgagccaccgtgcccggcctatttttaatttttattgagacagggtctcactctgtcgcccaggatggagtgcagtggtgcaatcacagctcactgcagcctcaccctcctgggcttaagcaatcctcccaccacagcctcccaaagtgctgggactacaggcatgagctgctgcacccagctaatttttgcatttttagtggagttgagttttcaccatgtgggccaggctggtcttgaactcctgacctcaagcgatcgtcctgcctcagcctcccaaagtgctgagattacaggcatgagctgccacacccagccttaatttttatgtaattaattatttttttggagacggattctcgctttgtcacccaggctgagtgcagtggcgtgatctcagctcactgcaacctccacctcccaggttcaagcgattctcctacctcagcctcatgagtagctgggactacaggcttgcaccaccaccctcggctaacttttgtatttttagtagagatggggtttcaccatgttggccaggctggtcttgatctcctgaccttgtgatccgcctgccttggcctcccaaagtgctgagattacaggtatgagccgctgtgccttgccaatttttgtttttaatcgtAAGATATACATCATAACATCTAccattttacccattttaaagTGTGTAGTTCGGTACTGTGGAGTACATTTACGTCGCTGTGTAATCAGGCTCCAGAGTTCTGTCCCCACTCAGCCCCAACCCCTcattcccctccccagcccctgctccACTTTCTGTCCTTGTGACCGTGGCTACTGTAAGGTGACTCACAGAAGTGGAATCCAACAGGGTTTGTCCTTTTGTCTCTGGCTTATTTTGCTCAGCATATAAGCCTCCAGGCTCATCCAGGCTGTAGCGGGTGTCAAAGGgccagaatttcattcctttttatggcttaataATGAATCCACCGCCagggggcgcggtggctcacccttgtaatcccaatactttgggaagccaaggcgggcggatcacctgagttcgggagttcaagaccagcctgaccaacatggagacacctcctctctactaaaaatacaaaattagccagacgtggtggcacatacctgtaatcccagctactcgggaggctgaggtaggagaatcgctggaacccaggaggggagtttgcagtgagccaagattgcgccattgcactccagcctcggcaaagaccaaaactctatctcaaaaaaaaaaaaaaaccacaaaaaacaaaaaaatagaccCGCTGCACTTGCTTGTCCACTCAGCTGCAGACAGGCATTTGGGTGCCTCACCTTTTGGGGATTATGATGGCAACTTCTGACCTGCACCTCGCCCAGAGAAAGCGGCTGGCCGAGCCCAGTAGGCGCCTGCAGGGGTGCCCATGGCTGCTCCATTCACGCCCCTCCAGGAGCCCCGTCTGGCCCGGGGTCAGTCCTCCGGCAACCATGGGGTGCTGCTAGGTCTGAGGAAAGGCGCCTAACCCTGTGGGCTGCGCGCTTCACAGCAAGACCCCCTCCTGCAGACAGCCTTACCAAAACCCGAGGCCTGGCCCAGCTCCAAAGCGCAGCCCCGAGGCCAGGCCCTCCCCAGCTCTGGAGTCATGACCCCTCTCCTCTGGGGCACCACCTGCCTCTGGGAGGGGTCAGCAGGACCGGGCCGAGGGATGTGGCCAACAGGCTCAGGTCCCAGTGTTAGGAAGAACCAGGCCCGGCCGCCCGATCAGGAGGCAAGGCGGAGCCACCAGGTGGGCCACCATCCCTGCCCCTGAGGTTTCAGTGGACATCAAAACCCTGGCTCCATCTAGGGCTCCAGGACTCCGATCTGGACGGCGCAGGGGGCGAGGCCAGGGTGAAGGCGCGGCGAAGGGGCGACGCACAGCATGGGCTGGGCAAGGAGCCTCCCTCCCGCGCCGAGGACCCCCACAATCCCCGAGGTGCTGGGACCGTGGGACCGTCCTCCCGCGGCGCCGGGGCTCCGGCCCCGCCCCCGCTCCGCCTCGCCCCCGCTATTGGCGGAAAGTTCCGGGCCGCGCCGCGATTGGCCGGGGCGCCGCAGGCCCCGCCCCCTTCCCGACCCTCTCCAAGGCGGCCAGGGCGCCCCGGCTGCGCGGCGGGCGGAGCGGCCGCAGGCATGGGGGCTTCGCCGGGGCCGGGCGGCCGGCGCGCCGGGCTGCTCCCGCCGCCGCCCGGACCCGCGCCCCGCCGGGGCAGCGGTAGTGGGAGCCCCAACTACCCGGACGCCGCCCGCCGCGCCATGGGGTTCCCGGCCCCGGCGCTGCTCTGCGCGCTGTGCTGCGGCCTCCTCGCCCCGGCCGCCCGCGCCGGCTACTCCGAGGAGCGCTGCAGCTGGAGGGGCAGGTACGGCCCGGGCGGGGGGCTGTCCCCGCACTTGGGACGGGGTGCGCTGCGGCCCAGACCCCCCAGGCGCCCCTCGGAGCGCGCAGAGCGCTTGTCCAGTTTCCCCCTCCGCGAGGCGGCCCCGGGAGGCTGCGGGGGCTGCGCCGGGCCGGGACTCACCCCCGCCTCAGCGCCCCGTCCCGTCCTGTCCCCAGCGGCCTCACCCAGGAGCCCGGCAGCGTGGGGCAGCTGGCCCTGGCCTGTGCGGAGGGCGCGGTTGAGTGGCTGTACCCGGCTGGGGCGCTGCGCCTGACCCTGGGCGGCCCCGACCCCAGCGCGCGGCCCAGCATCGCCTGTCTGCGGCCGGTGCGACCCTTCGCGGGCGCCCAGGTCTTCGCGGAGCGCGCAGGGGGCGCCCTGGAGCTGCTGCTGGCCGAAGGCCCGGGCCCGGCAGGGGGCCGCTGCGTGCGCTGGGGTCCCCGCGAGCGCCGGGCCCTCTTCCTGCAGGCCACGCCACACCGGGACATCAGCCGCCGCGTGGCCGCCTTCCGCTTTGAGCTGCGCGAGGACGGGCGCCCCGAGCTGCCCCCGCAGGCCCACGGTCTCGGCGTAGACGGTGAGTGGCGGTCTGGGTGAGACGGGGTGGGAGTTCC encodes:
- the LOC105485892 gene encoding meteorin isoform X1, producing the protein MGASPGPGGRRAGLLPPPPGPAPRRGSGSGSPNYPDAARRAMGFPAPALLCALCCGLLAPAARAGYSEERCSWRGSGLTQEPGSVGQLALACAEGAVEWLYPAGALRLTLGGPDPSARPSIACLRPVRPFAGAQVFAERAGGALELLLAEGPGPAGGRCVRWGPRERRALFLQATPHRDISRRVAAFRFELREDGRPELPPQAHGLGVDGACRPCSDAELLLAACTSDFVIHGIIHAVAHDVDLQESVITVMAARVLRQTLPLFGRRGSGEEGLTSIRTPLRCGVRPGPGTFLFMGWSRFGEAWLGCAPRFQEFRRVYEAARTAHLHPCEVALH
- the LOC105485892 gene encoding meteorin isoform X2; amino-acid sequence: MGASPGPGGRRAGLLPPPPGPAPRRGSGSGSPNYPDAARRAMGFPAPALLCALCCGLLAPAARAGYSEERCSWRGSGLTQEPGSVGQLALACAEGAVEWLYPAGALRLTLGGPDPSARPSIACLRPVRPFAGAQVFAERAGGALELLLAEGPGPAGGRCVRWGPRERRALFLQATPHRDISRRVAAFRFELREDGRPELPPQAHGLGVDVIHGIIHAVAHDVDLQESVITVMAARVLRQTLPLFGRRGSGEEGLTSIRTPLRCGVRPGPGTFLFMGWSRFGEAWLGCAPRFQEFRRVYEAARTAHLHPCEVALH